Proteins co-encoded in one Bacillus sp. 2205SS5-2 genomic window:
- a CDS encoding ABC-F family ATP-binding cassette domain-containing protein, translated as MSILSVKNLSHGFGDRAIFNDVSFRLLKGEHIGLVGANGEGKSTFMNIITGKLQPDEGKVDWSKKVRVGYLDQHAILEKGASIRDVLKTAFQYLFDVETEMNELFAKMGDVSPEELETLLEETGTLQDMLTNNDFYVIDAKIDEVARGLGLTDIGLDRDVHDLSGGQRTKVLLSKLLLEKPEILLLDEPTNYLDEQHIEWLKRYLQEYENAFVLISHDIPFLNSVINLIYHMENQELNRFVGDYDDFLKVYEMKKQQLHSAFKRQQQEISELKDFVARNKARVSTRNMAMSRQKKLDKMDIIELATEKPKPEFRFKEARTSGKVIFETKNLVIGYDQPLSNPLNLRMERGQRIALVGANGIGKTTLLRSILGEIKPVSGSVERGDYLHIGYFEQETKSKSQNTCIEEVWSEFPSMTQYEVRATLAKCGLTTKHIESKVEVLSGGEKAKVRLCKLINSETNLLVLDEPTNHLDVDAKAELKRALQAFKGSILLISHEPEFYQDIITDIWNCEEWTTKVF; from the coding sequence ATGAGTATTTTAAGCGTAAAAAATTTAAGTCATGGATTTGGTGACCGCGCCATATTTAATGATGTCTCCTTTCGTTTATTAAAAGGGGAACATATCGGTCTTGTTGGAGCAAATGGCGAAGGTAAATCAACCTTTATGAATATTATTACCGGAAAGCTTCAACCTGATGAGGGAAAAGTTGACTGGTCTAAAAAAGTTCGCGTAGGCTACTTAGATCAGCATGCCATTCTCGAAAAAGGAGCTAGCATTCGGGATGTTCTTAAAACTGCATTTCAGTATTTATTTGATGTTGAAACCGAAATGAATGAACTGTTTGCCAAAATGGGTGATGTATCTCCCGAAGAACTTGAAACGTTGCTTGAAGAAACAGGAACTTTACAAGATATGTTAACAAATAATGATTTCTATGTTATTGATGCCAAAATAGACGAAGTTGCGCGCGGTCTAGGTTTAACCGACATTGGTCTAGACCGTGACGTTCACGATCTTAGTGGTGGTCAAAGAACGAAAGTATTGCTATCTAAGCTTCTGTTGGAGAAGCCAGAAATATTGCTTCTCGATGAGCCGACCAACTACCTTGATGAGCAACATATCGAATGGCTCAAGCGTTATTTGCAAGAATACGAAAATGCATTCGTATTAATTTCACACGATATTCCATTTTTAAATAGTGTCATCAACCTAATCTACCATATGGAAAACCAAGAGTTAAACCGTTTTGTTGGAGATTATGATGATTTTCTTAAAGTTTATGAAATGAAAAAGCAACAGCTTCATTCTGCTTTCAAACGACAGCAACAAGAAATCTCGGAATTAAAGGACTTTGTTGCCCGGAATAAAGCCCGTGTGTCGACTCGAAATATGGCTATGTCAAGACAAAAGAAATTAGACAAAATGGATATTATTGAGCTTGCGACTGAGAAGCCTAAACCAGAATTCCGCTTCAAGGAGGCACGAACATCTGGTAAGGTCATATTTGAAACAAAGAATCTCGTTATTGGGTATGATCAACCTCTTTCTAACCCGTTAAATCTCCGTATGGAACGTGGACAACGAATCGCACTCGTTGGGGCAAACGGAATCGGAAAGACAACGTTGCTTCGGAGCATTTTAGGCGAAATTAAACCAGTTTCAGGTTCAGTTGAACGTGGTGATTACCTTCATATTGGATATTTCGAACAAGAAACGAAATCGAAAAGTCAAAATACTTGTATAGAAGAAGTGTGGAGCGAATTCCCTTCCATGACTCAATATGAAGTCCGCGCTACTTTAGCAAAATGTGGACTTACAACCAAGCATATTGAAAGCAAGGTAGAGGTGTTAAGTGGTGGGGAGAAAGCGAAAGTTCGACTCTGCAAACTTATTAATAGCGAAACCAATTTACTCGTACTAGATGAGCCCACCAACCATTTAGACGTTGATGCAAAAGCTGAGTTAAAACGAGCACTTCAAGCTTTTAAAGGAAGCATCCTTCTGATTTCACATGAACCTGAATTTTATCAAGATATTATAACAGATATTTGGAATTGTGAAGAATGGACGACAAAGGTATTTTAA